The following proteins are encoded in a genomic region of Enoplosus armatus isolate fEnoArm2 chromosome 11, fEnoArm2.hap1, whole genome shotgun sequence:
- the LOC139292229 gene encoding olfactory receptor 6K3-like: MDGELNVTYITLGGYVEVDEYRYFYFFIIFTVYIIIICFNVTIVFLIWIHKNLHEPMYIFIAALLLNSVVFSTAMYPKLLIDFLSEKQIISYSACLFQFFLYYSLSGSEFLLLSGMAYDRYVSICKPLQYATIMRKTTVSIFLALAWLVPACQIAFLVILSADMKLCHLTLNAIFCNNSLYSLHCVTSRARSIFGVIALINIALFPLLYIVFTYTRILTISYRSSRNVRKKAAQTCLPHLIVLISFSCFCAYDVIAARVGSDFPKTVRFIMTLQAVLYHPLFNPIIYGLKMKEIFKHLKRLFCQTKVI, from the coding sequence ATGGATGGTGAATTAAATGTAACATATATAACTCTTGGTGGGTATGTGGAAGTGGACGAATAcaggtatttttatttttttattattttcacagtatatattattataatctGCTTTAATGTCACCATTGTGTTCCTGATTTGGATACACAAGAACCTCCATGAGCCtatgtacattttcattgcagCTTTGCTTCTGAACTCTGTTGTTTTCAGCACTGCTATGTACCCAAAGTTGTTAATTGACTTTTTATCTGAAAAACAGATCATATCTTATTCAGCCTGTCTCTTTCAATTTTTTCTATATTACTCCTTAAGTGGTTCAGAGTTCTTACTGCTGTCAGGCATGGCCTATGACAGGTATGTGTCTATATGTAAACCTCTGCAATATGCAACCATCATGAGGAAAACCACCGTGAGCATCTTCCTGGCTTTAGCTTGGCTTGTGCCTGCTTGTCAGATTGCATTCCTAGTTATACTGAGTGCTGACATGAAACTCTgtcatttaactttaaatgcaattttttGTAATAATTCCCTTTACAGTCTCCACTGTGTGACTTCCAGAGCACGGTCCATATTTGGTGTTATTGCTCTGATAAACATTGCCCTTTTCCCTTTGCTCTACATAGTTTTTACATACACCAGGATACTAACAATATCCTATCGAAGTAGTagaaatgtcaggaaaaaagCTGCACAGACCTGTTTACCCCACCTGATAGTTTTGATcagcttttcctgtttttgtgcataTGATGTCATTGCAGCTCGAGTGGGATCAGATTTTCCAAAAACTGTACGTTTCATTATGACTTTACAAGCGGTTTTGTATCATCCTCTCTTCAATCCAATAATATATGgactaaaaatgaaagaaatctttaaacacctgaagaggttgtTCTGTCAAACCAAAGTGATCTAA